From a single Miscanthus floridulus cultivar M001 chromosome 8, ASM1932011v1, whole genome shotgun sequence genomic region:
- the LOC136476771 gene encoding protein ENHANCED DOWNY MILDEW 2-like isoform X2 has protein sequence MTKQEFGIVSSEDMAGHTHEDRYANVDLVCALCDNGGEIISCEGRCLRSFHATNDSGEDCPTLGYSRQQLDAIKVFKCKNCEYGIYQCFACGRLGSAKTNPPEVFPCASSTCGHFYHAKCVAQLLFPENEAKATEYTAMIASGAKFACPLHKCGICKYGENKEDKELQFAVCRRCPKSYHRRCLPREIVFEDFTENGQCVFQRAWDDLLPNNRILIYCLKHEINPEYRTPTRNHIKFPEDPTALKKPLNCANGMNKKAVKIRCLEELPSNKPLNCVNGMNKKTVKIRRLEELPSAPMSNVKRSSCTVRSSSLRNLRNKRRKVTVSEEKPVAMTKLPEIDRHTEMRMYEFAQKAAAGITMEDVKKKLVVPSTHAPYLQNADNITLEKVEESVEAVKDALHMLENGAPIAAAKSVCPPHVLFQLVKWKNKLNVFLAPFLHGMRYTSYGRHFTKLDKLQLIVDKLQWYIQSGDTVVDFCCGSNDFSLLLKETLESSGKNCFYKNYDLIQPKNDFNFERRDWMTVQPDELPTGCRLVMGLNPPFGVKASLANQFINKALTFKPKLIILIVPKETERLDKKYPPYELIWQDSDQLSGKSFYLPGSLGVDNKVMEQWNMSPPPLSLWSRSDWAKRHSEIAKSMRHIPNEIASSGDLQRDMAASVPTTEHVEIDDAEVAGIPPCFLDQLMSDTFHDPTTSPGDCWNDTNGRSRQPCNYETAGPGRSDPTYDHTETCSDMSISLSESDFQRKDQALSMPEHGGTNSEASDAVGSASAEKPTVDADHDEVTSAPGLYHLPGNASEAGRQAAGVHYWMMEDSPLLEDGELSDAPPAGRPAAGTHHQPTEHRPAAATPGAASWCGQQPDHSPPVARHNARTLPPRNTFPGLRLRQGCNTSRQFLSQGMGHQAVHQGLSNAWIEDEDY, from the exons ATGACCAAGCAAGAATTTGGGATTGTTAGCTCAGAGGATATGGCTGGGCACACTCACGAAGATAGATACGCTAATGTTGATTTAGTTTGTGCTCTGTGTGACAATGGAGGTGAAATTATAAG CTGTGAAGGCCGGTGTCTGAGGTCGTTTCATGCAACTAACGATTCTGGTGAAGATTGTCCAACCTTAGGCTACAGCAGGCAGCAGTTAGAT GCGATAAAAGTTTTTAAGTGCAAGAATTGTGAGTATGGAATATATCAATGCTTTGCCTGTGGAAGGCTAGGTTCAGCTAAAACTAATCCTCCAGAG GTGTTTCCATGTGCGTCTTCAACTTGCGGTCACTTCTATCATGCAAAGTGTGTTGCTCAGTTACTCTTCCCTGAAAACGAGGCCAAAGCAACTGAGTATACAGCAATGATAGCCAGTGGGGCAAAATTTGCATGTCCCCTCCACAAATGTGGCATCTGCAAGTACGGGGAGAACAAAGAGGATAAAGAGCTGCAGTTCGCTGTATGTAGGCGGTGCCCAAAGTCATATCATAGAAGATGCTTGCCAAG GGAAATTGTCTTTGAGGACTTCACTGAGAATGGTCAATGTGTTTTCCAAAGGGCGTGGGACGACCTTCTTCCCAACAATCGTATCTTGATATATTGCTT GAAGCATGAAATTAATCCAGAATATAGAACCCCCACAAGAAATCATATTAAGTTTCCTGAGGACCCTACTGCTCTCAAGAAACCCCTCAATTGTGccaatggaatgaacaaaaaggCAGTGAAGATACGATGTCTCGAGGAGCTTCCTTCTAATAAACCCCTCAATTGTGtcaatggaatgaacaaaaagaCAGTGAAGATACGACGTCTTGAGGAGCTTCCTTCTGCGCCAATGTCCAATGTTAAAAGATCTTCCTGCACAGTGAGAAGTTCTTCATTAAGAAATTTGAGGAATAAAAGAAGGAAAGTGACTGTTTCTGAAGAAAAACCTGTGGCTATGACGAAACTCCCTGAGATTGACAGACACACTGAGATGAG AATGTATGAGTTTGCACAAAAAGCGGCAGCTGGTATAACAATGGAGGATGTAAAGAAAAAGCTAGTGGTACCATCTACGCATGCACCATATCTGCAGAATGCTGATAACATTACACTGGAAAAGGTGGAAGAATCTGTTGAG GCGGTTAAAGATGCTCTGCATATGTTAGAAAATGGTGCACCTATAGCAGCTGCCAAATCTGTCTGCCCACCTCATGTTCTGTTTCAACTTGTAAAGTGGAAG AACAAGCTGAATGTATTTCTTGCACCATTTCTTCATGGCATGCGCTACACATCTTATGGGCGCCACTTCACGAAACTGGATAAACTCCAGCTG ATTGTTGATAAGCTACAGTGGTATATTCAAAGTGGTGACACG GTGGTTGATTTTTGCTGTGGTTCAAATGACTTTAGCTTGTTATTGAAGGAAACATTGGAATCTTCTGGGAAAAATTGCTTCTACAAAAATTATGATCTCATTCAACCAAAG AATGATTTCAATTTTGAGAGACGAGACTGGATGACTGTTCAACCAGATGAATTGCCCACAGGATGCAGACTG GTCATGGGGTTGAATCCTCCCTTTGGGGTTAAAGCCTCTCTTGCGAACCAGTTCATCAACAAAGCCCTCACTTTCAAGCCAAAACTTATAATACTCATTGTTCCCAAAGAAACTGAAAG ATTGGACAAGAAATACCCACCATATGAGCTAATATGGCAGGACTCAGATCAGCTCTCCGGAAAG TCATTCTATCTACCTGGATCTCTGGGTGTTGACAACAAGGTGATGGAGCAATGGAATATGTCACCTCCTCCGCTTTCTCTGTGGAGCCGTAGTGATTGGGCTAAGAGGCACTCAGAGATCGCCAAATCAATGAGGCACATCCCCAATGAAATTGCGTCCTCTGGTGATTTGCAAAGGGATATGGCTGCATCTGTACCTACCACAGAGCATGTGGAGATAGATGATGCAGAGGTCGCAGGCATACCTCCCTGTTTTCTGGATCAGCTGATGTCTGACACGTTCCATGACCCAACAACTTCTCCAGGGGACTGCTGGAATGATACCAATGGGCGATCGCGGCAACCATGCAACTATGAAACCGCAGGACCAGGAAGGAGCGATCCAACCTATGATCATACAGAAACGTGCTCTGATATGAGCATTTCATTGTCAGAGAGTGATTTTCAGAGAAAAGATCAAGCTTTGTCAATGCCAGAGCATGGAGGCACCAACTCTGAAGCCTCGGATGCTGTTGGAAGTGCGTCGGCAGAGAAACCAACTGTTGATGCCGATCACGATGAGGTAACATCAGCTCCTGGTCTGTATCATTTGCCGGGGAATGCATCAGAGGCAGGCAGACAGGCAGCTGGAGTTCACTATTGGATGATGGAAGACTCACCACTCCTGGAGGACGGAGAGCTGAGCGATGCGCCACCGGCGGGCAGGCCTGCAGCTGGCACCCATCATCAACCGACGGAACACAGGCCAGCAGCAGCAACACCCGGAGCTGCCTCCTGGTGTGGGCAGCAGCCAGACCACTCGCCACCTGTGGCCAGGCATAATGCCAGAACTCTGCCACCAAGAAACACCTTCCCCGGGCTGCGCTTGCGGCAAGGATGCAACACTTCTCGTCAGTTCCTGTCCCAAGGCATGGGCCATCAGGCCGTCCATCAAGGGCTATCAAATGCTTGGATTGAGGATGAAGACTATTAG
- the LOC136476771 gene encoding protein ENHANCED DOWNY MILDEW 2-like isoform X3 produces MRCFPGARMFHTSGMTKQEFGIVSSEDMAGHTHEDRYANVDLVCALCDNGGEIISCEGRCLRSFHATNDSGEDCPTLGYSRQQLDVFPCASSTCGHFYHAKCVAQLLFPENEAKATEYTAMIASGAKFACPLHKCGICKYGENKEDKELQFAVCRRCPKSYHRRCLPREIVFEDFTENGQCVFQRAWDDLLPNNRILIYCLKHEINPEYRTPTRNHIKFPEDPTALKKPLNCANGMNKKAVKIRCLEELPSNKPLNCVNGMNKKTVKIRRLEELPSAPMSNVKRSSCTVRSSSLRNLRNKRRKVTVSEEKPVAMTKLPEIDRHTEMRMYEFAQKAAAGITMEDVKKKLVVPSTHAPYLQNADNITLEKVEESVEAVKDALHMLENGAPIAAAKSVCPPHVLFQLVKWKNKLNVFLAPFLHGMRYTSYGRHFTKLDKLQLIVDKLQWYIQSGDTVVDFCCGSNDFSLLLKETLESSGKNCFYKNYDLIQPKNDFNFERRDWMTVQPDELPTGCRLVMGLNPPFGVKASLANQFINKALTFKPKLIILIVPKETERLDKKYPPYELIWQDSDQLSGKSFYLPGSLGVDNKVMEQWNMSPPPLSLWSRSDWAKRHSEIAKSMRHIPNEIASSGDLQRDMAASVPTTEHVEIDDAEVAGIPPCFLDQLMSDTFHDPTTSPGDCWNDTNGRSRQPCNYETAGPGRSDPTYDHTETCSDMSISLSESDFQRKDQALSMPEHGGTNSEASDAVGSASAEKPTVDADHDEVTSAPGLYHLPGNASEAGRQAAGVHYWMMEDSPLLEDGELSDAPPAGRPAAGTHHQPTEHRPAAATPGAASWCGQQPDHSPPVARHNARTLPPRNTFPGLRLRQGCNTSRQFLSQGMGHQAVHQGLSNAWIEDEDY; encoded by the exons ATGCGATGTTTTCCTGGTGCAAGAAT GTTTCATACAAGTGGAATGACCAAGCAAGAATTTGGGATTGTTAGCTCAGAGGATATGGCTGGGCACACTCACGAAGATAGATACGCTAATGTTGATTTAGTTTGTGCTCTGTGTGACAATGGAGGTGAAATTATAAG CTGTGAAGGCCGGTGTCTGAGGTCGTTTCATGCAACTAACGATTCTGGTGAAGATTGTCCAACCTTAGGCTACAGCAGGCAGCAGTTAGAT GTGTTTCCATGTGCGTCTTCAACTTGCGGTCACTTCTATCATGCAAAGTGTGTTGCTCAGTTACTCTTCCCTGAAAACGAGGCCAAAGCAACTGAGTATACAGCAATGATAGCCAGTGGGGCAAAATTTGCATGTCCCCTCCACAAATGTGGCATCTGCAAGTACGGGGAGAACAAAGAGGATAAAGAGCTGCAGTTCGCTGTATGTAGGCGGTGCCCAAAGTCATATCATAGAAGATGCTTGCCAAG GGAAATTGTCTTTGAGGACTTCACTGAGAATGGTCAATGTGTTTTCCAAAGGGCGTGGGACGACCTTCTTCCCAACAATCGTATCTTGATATATTGCTT GAAGCATGAAATTAATCCAGAATATAGAACCCCCACAAGAAATCATATTAAGTTTCCTGAGGACCCTACTGCTCTCAAGAAACCCCTCAATTGTGccaatggaatgaacaaaaaggCAGTGAAGATACGATGTCTCGAGGAGCTTCCTTCTAATAAACCCCTCAATTGTGtcaatggaatgaacaaaaagaCAGTGAAGATACGACGTCTTGAGGAGCTTCCTTCTGCGCCAATGTCCAATGTTAAAAGATCTTCCTGCACAGTGAGAAGTTCTTCATTAAGAAATTTGAGGAATAAAAGAAGGAAAGTGACTGTTTCTGAAGAAAAACCTGTGGCTATGACGAAACTCCCTGAGATTGACAGACACACTGAGATGAG AATGTATGAGTTTGCACAAAAAGCGGCAGCTGGTATAACAATGGAGGATGTAAAGAAAAAGCTAGTGGTACCATCTACGCATGCACCATATCTGCAGAATGCTGATAACATTACACTGGAAAAGGTGGAAGAATCTGTTGAG GCGGTTAAAGATGCTCTGCATATGTTAGAAAATGGTGCACCTATAGCAGCTGCCAAATCTGTCTGCCCACCTCATGTTCTGTTTCAACTTGTAAAGTGGAAG AACAAGCTGAATGTATTTCTTGCACCATTTCTTCATGGCATGCGCTACACATCTTATGGGCGCCACTTCACGAAACTGGATAAACTCCAGCTG ATTGTTGATAAGCTACAGTGGTATATTCAAAGTGGTGACACG GTGGTTGATTTTTGCTGTGGTTCAAATGACTTTAGCTTGTTATTGAAGGAAACATTGGAATCTTCTGGGAAAAATTGCTTCTACAAAAATTATGATCTCATTCAACCAAAG AATGATTTCAATTTTGAGAGACGAGACTGGATGACTGTTCAACCAGATGAATTGCCCACAGGATGCAGACTG GTCATGGGGTTGAATCCTCCCTTTGGGGTTAAAGCCTCTCTTGCGAACCAGTTCATCAACAAAGCCCTCACTTTCAAGCCAAAACTTATAATACTCATTGTTCCCAAAGAAACTGAAAG ATTGGACAAGAAATACCCACCATATGAGCTAATATGGCAGGACTCAGATCAGCTCTCCGGAAAG TCATTCTATCTACCTGGATCTCTGGGTGTTGACAACAAGGTGATGGAGCAATGGAATATGTCACCTCCTCCGCTTTCTCTGTGGAGCCGTAGTGATTGGGCTAAGAGGCACTCAGAGATCGCCAAATCAATGAGGCACATCCCCAATGAAATTGCGTCCTCTGGTGATTTGCAAAGGGATATGGCTGCATCTGTACCTACCACAGAGCATGTGGAGATAGATGATGCAGAGGTCGCAGGCATACCTCCCTGTTTTCTGGATCAGCTGATGTCTGACACGTTCCATGACCCAACAACTTCTCCAGGGGACTGCTGGAATGATACCAATGGGCGATCGCGGCAACCATGCAACTATGAAACCGCAGGACCAGGAAGGAGCGATCCAACCTATGATCATACAGAAACGTGCTCTGATATGAGCATTTCATTGTCAGAGAGTGATTTTCAGAGAAAAGATCAAGCTTTGTCAATGCCAGAGCATGGAGGCACCAACTCTGAAGCCTCGGATGCTGTTGGAAGTGCGTCGGCAGAGAAACCAACTGTTGATGCCGATCACGATGAGGTAACATCAGCTCCTGGTCTGTATCATTTGCCGGGGAATGCATCAGAGGCAGGCAGACAGGCAGCTGGAGTTCACTATTGGATGATGGAAGACTCACCACTCCTGGAGGACGGAGAGCTGAGCGATGCGCCACCGGCGGGCAGGCCTGCAGCTGGCACCCATCATCAACCGACGGAACACAGGCCAGCAGCAGCAACACCCGGAGCTGCCTCCTGGTGTGGGCAGCAGCCAGACCACTCGCCACCTGTGGCCAGGCATAATGCCAGAACTCTGCCACCAAGAAACACCTTCCCCGGGCTGCGCTTGCGGCAAGGATGCAACACTTCTCGTCAGTTCCTGTCCCAAGGCATGGGCCATCAGGCCGTCCATCAAGGGCTATCAAATGCTTGGATTGAGGATGAAGACTATTAG
- the LOC136476771 gene encoding protein ENHANCED DOWNY MILDEW 2-like isoform X1, translating into MRCFPGARMFHTSGMTKQEFGIVSSEDMAGHTHEDRYANVDLVCALCDNGGEIISCEGRCLRSFHATNDSGEDCPTLGYSRQQLDAIKVFKCKNCEYGIYQCFACGRLGSAKTNPPEVFPCASSTCGHFYHAKCVAQLLFPENEAKATEYTAMIASGAKFACPLHKCGICKYGENKEDKELQFAVCRRCPKSYHRRCLPREIVFEDFTENGQCVFQRAWDDLLPNNRILIYCLKHEINPEYRTPTRNHIKFPEDPTALKKPLNCANGMNKKAVKIRCLEELPSNKPLNCVNGMNKKTVKIRRLEELPSAPMSNVKRSSCTVRSSSLRNLRNKRRKVTVSEEKPVAMTKLPEIDRHTEMRMYEFAQKAAAGITMEDVKKKLVVPSTHAPYLQNADNITLEKVEESVEAVKDALHMLENGAPIAAAKSVCPPHVLFQLVKWKNKLNVFLAPFLHGMRYTSYGRHFTKLDKLQLIVDKLQWYIQSGDTVVDFCCGSNDFSLLLKETLESSGKNCFYKNYDLIQPKNDFNFERRDWMTVQPDELPTGCRLVMGLNPPFGVKASLANQFINKALTFKPKLIILIVPKETERLDKKYPPYELIWQDSDQLSGKSFYLPGSLGVDNKVMEQWNMSPPPLSLWSRSDWAKRHSEIAKSMRHIPNEIASSGDLQRDMAASVPTTEHVEIDDAEVAGIPPCFLDQLMSDTFHDPTTSPGDCWNDTNGRSRQPCNYETAGPGRSDPTYDHTETCSDMSISLSESDFQRKDQALSMPEHGGTNSEASDAVGSASAEKPTVDADHDEVTSAPGLYHLPGNASEAGRQAAGVHYWMMEDSPLLEDGELSDAPPAGRPAAGTHHQPTEHRPAAATPGAASWCGQQPDHSPPVARHNARTLPPRNTFPGLRLRQGCNTSRQFLSQGMGHQAVHQGLSNAWIEDEDY; encoded by the exons ATGCGATGTTTTCCTGGTGCAAGAAT GTTTCATACAAGTGGAATGACCAAGCAAGAATTTGGGATTGTTAGCTCAGAGGATATGGCTGGGCACACTCACGAAGATAGATACGCTAATGTTGATTTAGTTTGTGCTCTGTGTGACAATGGAGGTGAAATTATAAG CTGTGAAGGCCGGTGTCTGAGGTCGTTTCATGCAACTAACGATTCTGGTGAAGATTGTCCAACCTTAGGCTACAGCAGGCAGCAGTTAGAT GCGATAAAAGTTTTTAAGTGCAAGAATTGTGAGTATGGAATATATCAATGCTTTGCCTGTGGAAGGCTAGGTTCAGCTAAAACTAATCCTCCAGAG GTGTTTCCATGTGCGTCTTCAACTTGCGGTCACTTCTATCATGCAAAGTGTGTTGCTCAGTTACTCTTCCCTGAAAACGAGGCCAAAGCAACTGAGTATACAGCAATGATAGCCAGTGGGGCAAAATTTGCATGTCCCCTCCACAAATGTGGCATCTGCAAGTACGGGGAGAACAAAGAGGATAAAGAGCTGCAGTTCGCTGTATGTAGGCGGTGCCCAAAGTCATATCATAGAAGATGCTTGCCAAG GGAAATTGTCTTTGAGGACTTCACTGAGAATGGTCAATGTGTTTTCCAAAGGGCGTGGGACGACCTTCTTCCCAACAATCGTATCTTGATATATTGCTT GAAGCATGAAATTAATCCAGAATATAGAACCCCCACAAGAAATCATATTAAGTTTCCTGAGGACCCTACTGCTCTCAAGAAACCCCTCAATTGTGccaatggaatgaacaaaaaggCAGTGAAGATACGATGTCTCGAGGAGCTTCCTTCTAATAAACCCCTCAATTGTGtcaatggaatgaacaaaaagaCAGTGAAGATACGACGTCTTGAGGAGCTTCCTTCTGCGCCAATGTCCAATGTTAAAAGATCTTCCTGCACAGTGAGAAGTTCTTCATTAAGAAATTTGAGGAATAAAAGAAGGAAAGTGACTGTTTCTGAAGAAAAACCTGTGGCTATGACGAAACTCCCTGAGATTGACAGACACACTGAGATGAG AATGTATGAGTTTGCACAAAAAGCGGCAGCTGGTATAACAATGGAGGATGTAAAGAAAAAGCTAGTGGTACCATCTACGCATGCACCATATCTGCAGAATGCTGATAACATTACACTGGAAAAGGTGGAAGAATCTGTTGAG GCGGTTAAAGATGCTCTGCATATGTTAGAAAATGGTGCACCTATAGCAGCTGCCAAATCTGTCTGCCCACCTCATGTTCTGTTTCAACTTGTAAAGTGGAAG AACAAGCTGAATGTATTTCTTGCACCATTTCTTCATGGCATGCGCTACACATCTTATGGGCGCCACTTCACGAAACTGGATAAACTCCAGCTG ATTGTTGATAAGCTACAGTGGTATATTCAAAGTGGTGACACG GTGGTTGATTTTTGCTGTGGTTCAAATGACTTTAGCTTGTTATTGAAGGAAACATTGGAATCTTCTGGGAAAAATTGCTTCTACAAAAATTATGATCTCATTCAACCAAAG AATGATTTCAATTTTGAGAGACGAGACTGGATGACTGTTCAACCAGATGAATTGCCCACAGGATGCAGACTG GTCATGGGGTTGAATCCTCCCTTTGGGGTTAAAGCCTCTCTTGCGAACCAGTTCATCAACAAAGCCCTCACTTTCAAGCCAAAACTTATAATACTCATTGTTCCCAAAGAAACTGAAAG ATTGGACAAGAAATACCCACCATATGAGCTAATATGGCAGGACTCAGATCAGCTCTCCGGAAAG TCATTCTATCTACCTGGATCTCTGGGTGTTGACAACAAGGTGATGGAGCAATGGAATATGTCACCTCCTCCGCTTTCTCTGTGGAGCCGTAGTGATTGGGCTAAGAGGCACTCAGAGATCGCCAAATCAATGAGGCACATCCCCAATGAAATTGCGTCCTCTGGTGATTTGCAAAGGGATATGGCTGCATCTGTACCTACCACAGAGCATGTGGAGATAGATGATGCAGAGGTCGCAGGCATACCTCCCTGTTTTCTGGATCAGCTGATGTCTGACACGTTCCATGACCCAACAACTTCTCCAGGGGACTGCTGGAATGATACCAATGGGCGATCGCGGCAACCATGCAACTATGAAACCGCAGGACCAGGAAGGAGCGATCCAACCTATGATCATACAGAAACGTGCTCTGATATGAGCATTTCATTGTCAGAGAGTGATTTTCAGAGAAAAGATCAAGCTTTGTCAATGCCAGAGCATGGAGGCACCAACTCTGAAGCCTCGGATGCTGTTGGAAGTGCGTCGGCAGAGAAACCAACTGTTGATGCCGATCACGATGAGGTAACATCAGCTCCTGGTCTGTATCATTTGCCGGGGAATGCATCAGAGGCAGGCAGACAGGCAGCTGGAGTTCACTATTGGATGATGGAAGACTCACCACTCCTGGAGGACGGAGAGCTGAGCGATGCGCCACCGGCGGGCAGGCCTGCAGCTGGCACCCATCATCAACCGACGGAACACAGGCCAGCAGCAGCAACACCCGGAGCTGCCTCCTGGTGTGGGCAGCAGCCAGACCACTCGCCACCTGTGGCCAGGCATAATGCCAGAACTCTGCCACCAAGAAACACCTTCCCCGGGCTGCGCTTGCGGCAAGGATGCAACACTTCTCGTCAGTTCCTGTCCCAAGGCATGGGCCATCAGGCCGTCCATCAAGGGCTATCAAATGCTTGGATTGAGGATGAAGACTATTAG